A region from the Aphis gossypii isolate Hap1 chromosome 1, ASM2018417v2, whole genome shotgun sequence genome encodes:
- the LOC114123367 gene encoding adenylate kinase 8-like: MIKARQMSYLEKHRIYEMFKNIVKALVMFQPPDPLRFVAWYLKRRRYVDVPKILLVAPFDHRLDTDKVYVALNIAKSTGVVTIDRRNVLRRHRKKRTDDDDSCDSTDFMTMLMEYMKAKGASEKGWILLDIPNSNKEADMMISLGILPTHTIVLDKPAGLCDTQTKHDKSNLIYKNLEFEIKMKFRFTLKEINVQGKSVDQITELCLDQILRQKPSDVPFVPKVTIIGPKGSGRFLVASALSKRFNLVNVDFDQMLDQKAATSNRKIAEETAHEWLKKKLTEDSCVENGYVIKGFPRTRADFEWLDSTEMAPNRVIFLATSFPELYSRFKNRCLVKNTGAIMSLNRAVDELKAGTLKFEHLSRYPSNSGKFLCEFKTYCRHLKEMLYYCGDSCSIVTFGDSLCDKVSTCVVSASPAAGPRPRDRMPSRLTDSLAERMFLPSGYEDVCREPELSEAARDLLNALIDRDAKRLDNLGFHQAV, encoded by the exons ATGATCAAAGCCAGGCAGATGAGTTACTTGGAAAAGCACAGGATTTACGAAATGTTTAAG AACATAGTCAAAGCACTAGTCATGTTTCAGCCCCCGGACCCTTTACGGTTCGTCGCGTGGTATTTGAAGCGCCGACGTTATGTGGACGTACCGAAAATCCTGTTGGTCGCTCCCTTCGATCACCGGTTGGATACAG ACAAAGTATACGTTGCACTCAACATAGCCAAAAGCACCGGAGTGGTAACCATCGATCGGCGGAACGTACTACGCAGACACCGGAAAAAACGA ACAGACGATGATGACAGTTGTGATTCAACGGATTTTATGACCATGTTGATGGAGTACATGAAAGCAAAAGGAGCCTCGGAAAAAGGATGGATACTTTTgg ATATCCCAAATAGTAATAAAGAAGCAGATATGATGATAAGTCTTGGTATTCTACCGACACACACAATCGTGCTGGATAAACCAGCAG GTTTATGCGATACTCAAACAAAACATGACAAGTCCAATctaatttacaaaaacttagaatttgaaattaaaatgaaatttcgaTTCACGTTAAAA GAAATAAATGTACAAGGTAAATCAGTCGACCAGATAACAGAATTGTGTCTGGATCAAATACTACGTCAAAAACCGTCTGATGTTCCATTTGTGCCTAAAGTGACAATTATCGGCCCAAAAGGATCTGGGCGTTTTCTTGTGGCTAGTGCTCTATCCAAGAGATTCAATTTAGTCAACG TGGATTTCGATCAAATGTTGGATCAAAAAGCAGCAACCAGTAACAGAAAAATCGCCGAAGAAACGGCACACGAGtggttaaaa aaaaaactaaCAGAAGACAGTTGTGTGGAAAATGGTTACGTGATCAAGGGTTTCCCGCGTACGAGAGCTGATTTTGAATGGTTGGATTCTACCGAAATGGCTCCAaatcg AGTCATATTTTTGGCAACCAGTTTCCCAGAACTATATAGTCGTTTCAAGAACAGGTGCTTGGTCAAAAATACAGGAGCCATTATGAGCCTGAATCGAGCGGTCGACGAGCTAAAAGCTGGTACGTTGAAATTCGAACATCTAAGTCGGTATCCGTCGAATTCGGGAAAATTTCTGTGCGAGTTCAAAACGTACTGCAGACATTTAAAA gaAATGCTCTATTATTGCGGAGACAGTTGTTCTATCGTCACTTTTGGTGATTCGCTGTGCGACAAGGTGTCGACGTGCGTCGTATCCGCGAGTCCGGCAGCCGGTCCGAGACCTCGCGACCGTATGCCGAGTCGACTAACTGACAGCCTCGCCGAACGGATGTTTTTACCCTCGGGATACGAAGACGTCTGTCGCGAGCCCGAATTATCCGAAGCTGCACGGGATCTACTGAACGCCCTCATCGATCGGGACGCCAAACGACTGGACAATCTCGGTTTCCATCAGGCTGTTTAA